A window of the Lentisphaera araneosa HTCC2155 genome harbors these coding sequences:
- a CDS encoding DUF2062 domain-containing protein: MFTLKLLRKIGKILRGGATTREIMLGFMLGMIWGLIPGFNLAQFLMLFLVLLLNANFGFMLMGLLAGTLACYGLSTLTFEIGYVLISSLQGLFTSLHNTAVIAWVGLDSYCLVGGVPLGIIVGGAIGLFLGKTVVSLRERMFKLEASDRMQELNDKLWVKILLFVAFGGKLPSQEDQEDKKHPFFRPMGLGLVIVVGLVVFAAEFFLMESIMKSQLEKQLTRANGAEVNIADLKFSMGQGSLTIQGLEVTDSSDLSKNSVQIKDIALDLQMSDLLRSRAVVELLKVDIVEFGMVRASPGKDYDSKSKKEEEPPKEQEKDKEGEFDLNTYLNKAEEYKRFYDKVKEYLKNKEQSAEAKAENKPVKITKEDLRKKAEKLGFLNLRARELYQNVAAWHVKQTSVSNIKTDSRSYTMEISDMSSHPVIVGKPVLVNLGDGKNIEANSTLNVHQLNAQNSLKVKVTDLKRKEDIDFGEDTAAILRDGDMSFDLEGTFSAKEINLPFMLKLRNLNVDVRPGKKVLGLKEEDAEMVLNAMESLDVKGEFLGSWDKPKLKIDYDLLMERVQKALVESGKKLAKQKIDEEKKKAEEKVRKKADEKIEKAKEKLDGKLKGLFGK, translated from the coding sequence ATGTTTACTTTAAAATTATTAAGGAAGATAGGAAAAATTTTGCGTGGTGGTGCCACAACGCGTGAAATCATGTTGGGCTTTATGTTAGGTATGATTTGGGGTTTGATCCCTGGCTTTAACCTCGCGCAATTTTTAATGTTGTTTTTAGTCTTGTTACTCAATGCCAATTTTGGCTTCATGCTGATGGGGCTCTTAGCGGGTACTTTGGCTTGTTACGGATTGTCGACTCTGACTTTCGAGATTGGTTACGTATTGATTTCAAGTTTACAGGGTTTGTTTACAAGTTTGCATAATACAGCTGTGATTGCTTGGGTCGGTTTAGATAGTTACTGCTTAGTGGGCGGTGTTCCCTTGGGCATCATTGTCGGTGGAGCCATAGGTTTGTTTCTTGGCAAGACAGTCGTATCACTTCGCGAGCGCATGTTTAAACTCGAAGCAAGTGACAGAATGCAGGAACTCAATGATAAGTTGTGGGTTAAAATTCTTTTGTTTGTGGCTTTTGGAGGGAAACTGCCGAGCCAAGAAGATCAAGAAGATAAAAAACACCCCTTCTTTCGTCCCATGGGTCTTGGCCTTGTGATTGTCGTCGGGCTAGTTGTTTTTGCAGCTGAATTCTTCCTCATGGAAAGTATTATGAAGTCTCAGCTCGAAAAGCAGTTGACGAGAGCGAATGGTGCTGAAGTTAACATTGCGGACCTCAAATTTTCTATGGGCCAAGGTAGTTTGACTATCCAAGGTTTAGAAGTCACGGATAGCTCTGACTTAAGTAAAAATAGTGTACAAATTAAAGATATAGCCTTAGACTTACAGATGTCAGATTTGCTTCGTAGCCGTGCGGTTGTTGAACTCCTGAAAGTTGACATAGTGGAGTTTGGTATGGTGCGTGCAAGTCCTGGGAAAGACTATGATTCGAAATCTAAAAAAGAAGAAGAGCCACCCAAAGAGCAGGAAAAAGATAAGGAAGGTGAGTTCGACTTAAATACTTATCTCAACAAGGCAGAAGAGTACAAGCGATTTTACGACAAGGTCAAAGAGTATTTAAAGAATAAGGAACAGAGTGCTGAGGCTAAAGCCGAAAATAAACCTGTAAAAATTACGAAAGAAGACTTGCGTAAGAAGGCAGAAAAACTCGGCTTCCTCAATCTGCGAGCTCGTGAGCTCTATCAAAATGTTGCCGCTTGGCATGTGAAGCAAACGAGTGTGAGCAATATAAAAACGGACTCGCGTTCGTACACGATGGAAATATCTGATATGAGTAGCCACCCCGTGATTGTGGGTAAGCCCGTTTTAGTAAACTTGGGTGATGGCAAGAATATTGAAGCGAATTCGACTTTGAATGTGCATCAGTTGAATGCTCAAAATAGTCTGAAAGTTAAAGTTACTGACTTAAAGCGTAAAGAGGATATCGACTTCGGTGAAGATACGGCAGCGATTCTTCGCGATGGCGACATGAGTTTTGACTTAGAAGGCACTTTCTCTGCGAAAGAGATCAATTTGCCCTTTATGTTGAAATTGAGAAATCTCAATGTGGATGTTCGTCCTGGCAAGAAGGTCTTAGGTCTCAAGGAAGAGGATGCGGAGATGGTGCTCAATGCCATGGAGTCACTGGATGTTAAGGGTGAGTTCTTAGGGTCTTGGGATAAGCCAAAGCTTAAGATAGACTATGATCTCTTGATGGAGCGAGTTCAAAAGGCTTTAGTTGAATCGGGCAAAAAGCTTGCGAAACAAAAGATTGACGAAGAGAAAAAGAAAGCGGAAGAAAAAGTCCGTAAAAAAGCTGACGAGAAAATCGAAAAAGCTAAAGAAAAACTCGATGGTAAACTCAAGGGTTTATTCGGCAAATAA
- a CDS encoding succinate dehydrogenase/fumarate reductase iron-sulfur subunit, giving the protein MSSNGTLLNLTLKIWRQKSRSEKGYIETHEMKGISTEISFLEMLDTLNDKLERSGKAPVVFDHDCREGICGMCSLFINGQPHGPAKATTTCQLHMREFSDGQTIFIEPWRSAAFPVVRDLRVDRSSFDRIIQSGGYTSIKTGSAPDAHAIPVPKENADLAMDAATCIGCGACVAACKNASASLFTSAKVSQLALLPQGQVERTERALNMVAQMDEEGFGHCTNESECEAACPKEISVENIARMNREYLRASAISRK; this is encoded by the coding sequence ATGAGCTCTAACGGAACACTACTTAACCTAACCCTCAAAATCTGGCGTCAAAAATCTCGCTCGGAGAAAGGTTACATTGAAACGCACGAAATGAAGGGCATTTCTACTGAGATCTCTTTTCTCGAGATGCTTGACACACTAAACGATAAACTCGAACGCTCTGGCAAAGCTCCTGTTGTATTCGACCACGACTGTCGCGAAGGTATTTGCGGCATGTGCTCACTATTCATCAATGGTCAGCCTCACGGTCCTGCAAAAGCAACAACGACTTGTCAGCTTCACATGCGTGAGTTCAGCGATGGACAAACTATCTTTATTGAGCCCTGGCGCTCGGCTGCTTTCCCAGTTGTTCGTGACTTAAGAGTTGATCGCTCTTCATTTGATCGCATCATACAATCTGGTGGTTACACTTCTATCAAGACGGGTTCAGCTCCTGATGCTCATGCAATACCCGTACCCAAAGAAAATGCGGACCTCGCAATGGATGCCGCAACTTGCATCGGTTGTGGCGCTTGTGTAGCAGCATGTAAAAATGCTTCTGCTAGCCTCTTTACTTCAGCTAAAGTATCACAACTCGCACTTCTCCCACAAGGCCAAGTTGAGCGTACTGAACGCGCCCTCAACATGGTAGCTCAAATGGACGAAGAAGGTTTTGGTCACTGCACAAACGAAAGTGAGTGTGAAGCGGCCTGCCCGAAAGAAATTTCAGTTGAAAACATTGCTCGCATGAACCGCGAGTACTTGAGAGCCTCTGCTATTTCTCGTAAGTAA
- a CDS encoding fumarate reductase/succinate dehydrogenase flavoprotein subunit: MKLNGNVPEGDLKTLWEQHKFNMKLVNPANRRKFKAIVVGSGLAGSSAAASLAEMGYNVDCFCIQDSPRRAHSIAAQGGINSSKSYPNDGDSIYRLFYDTVKGGDYRAREANVHRLAEVSGNIINQCVAQGVPFAREYSGYLANRSFGGAQVSRTFYAKGQTGQQLLLGAYSALSRQIKSGQVTMHTRTEMLDLVMVEGKAKGIITRNLHTGSIDRHAADVVLLCTGGYGNVFFLSTNAMGSNVTAAWRAHKRGAYFANPCYTQIHPTCIPVHGENQSKLTLMSESLRNDGRVWVPRKKEDVAAIRKGTKTAKDIADADRYYYLEERYPAFGNLVPRDVASRGAKLECDNGLGVNDTGEAVFLDFSAAIERDGYEAIKARYGNLFDMYQCITADSPYDVPMKIYPAIHYTMGGLWVDYNLMSNLDGLFVLGEANFSDHGANRLGASALMQGLSDGYFVAPYTVSNYLGSNKQETVSTDMPEFEAAENAVKETNQKLLDINGKQSVDDIHKRLGKMMWEYCGMARDKNGLEKLVKDTSELRKEFWSDVSVVGENADLNITLEKAGRVADFLELGELMGRDALAREESCGGHFREESQTEDNEAKRDDENFQHVAAWEFKGVDNEPERHIEELEFKHCIPSQRSYK; this comes from the coding sequence ATGAAACTCAACGGAAATGTACCTGAAGGCGATCTAAAGACACTTTGGGAACAACACAAATTCAATATGAAGTTGGTCAACCCCGCCAATCGCCGTAAATTCAAAGCAATCGTAGTTGGTTCTGGCTTAGCTGGTTCATCTGCAGCTGCTTCATTAGCAGAGATGGGCTACAATGTTGATTGCTTCTGTATACAAGATAGCCCACGCCGAGCACACTCTATTGCAGCTCAAGGCGGCATCAACTCCTCCAAATCATATCCAAATGATGGCGACAGTATTTACAGACTTTTCTACGACACAGTAAAAGGTGGTGATTACCGCGCTCGTGAAGCCAATGTCCACCGCTTAGCTGAAGTATCTGGCAATATCATCAACCAATGTGTCGCTCAAGGTGTACCATTCGCTCGCGAATACTCCGGCTACCTCGCCAATCGTTCATTCGGTGGTGCTCAAGTATCGCGTACTTTCTATGCTAAGGGTCAAACTGGACAACAACTGCTACTTGGTGCTTACAGTGCTCTAAGTCGTCAGATCAAATCCGGTCAAGTTACCATGCACACTCGTACAGAAATGCTTGATCTAGTCATGGTCGAGGGCAAAGCTAAAGGCATTATCACTCGTAACCTTCACACAGGAAGTATTGATCGTCACGCTGCTGACGTAGTTCTATTATGTACTGGTGGATATGGCAATGTTTTCTTCCTTTCTACAAATGCAATGGGCTCAAACGTGACGGCTGCTTGGCGTGCACACAAACGCGGCGCTTACTTTGCCAACCCGTGTTACACACAGATTCACCCAACTTGCATCCCTGTACATGGTGAAAATCAATCAAAACTTACCCTTATGTCTGAGTCACTTCGTAATGACGGTCGAGTATGGGTTCCACGCAAAAAAGAAGATGTAGCTGCCATTCGCAAAGGCACTAAAACTGCAAAAGATATTGCTGATGCCGATCGTTACTACTACTTAGAAGAGCGCTACCCCGCTTTCGGTAACCTTGTACCACGAGATGTTGCTTCACGTGGGGCCAAACTAGAATGTGATAACGGCTTAGGTGTAAATGACACTGGCGAAGCCGTATTCTTAGACTTCAGCGCGGCAATTGAAAGAGACGGCTATGAAGCCATTAAAGCTCGATATGGAAATCTATTCGATATGTACCAATGCATCACAGCTGACTCACCATACGATGTTCCCATGAAGATCTACCCCGCAATTCACTATACAATGGGTGGCCTTTGGGTCGACTACAACCTCATGTCTAACCTTGATGGACTTTTCGTTCTCGGTGAAGCCAACTTCTCTGATCATGGCGCTAACCGCCTAGGTGCATCAGCACTCATGCAGGGGCTATCTGACGGCTACTTCGTTGCACCTTACACAGTCTCTAACTACCTCGGTTCCAATAAGCAAGAAACAGTTAGTACTGATATGCCTGAATTCGAAGCTGCAGAAAATGCTGTAAAAGAAACCAACCAAAAACTCCTCGATATCAATGGCAAGCAATCTGTGGATGATATTCACAAGCGCTTGGGTAAAATGATGTGGGAATATTGTGGTATGGCTCGTGACAAAAATGGCCTCGAAAAACTCGTTAAAGATACTTCAGAACTTCGCAAAGAATTCTGGTCCGACGTTTCAGTTGTTGGTGAAAATGCTGATTTAAACATCACACTAGAAAAAGCTGGCCGCGTAGCTGACTTCCTTGAACTCGGGGAACTCATGGGTCGCGATGCCCTAGCTCGTGAAGAATCTTGTGGCGGCCATTTCCGCGAAGAATCACAAACCGAAGATAATGAAGCTAAGCGCGATGATGAAAACTTCCAGCATGTAGCAGCTTGGGAATTTAAAGGCGTCGACAATGAGCCTGAACGCCATATCGAAGAACTCGAATTCAAACACTGCATACCATCACAAAGGAGTTACAAATAA
- a CDS encoding succinate dehydrogenase cytochrome b subunit: protein MSKCKCRFISSTIGMKVLMAATGLLLTGFLVTHLAGNFLLLPSIGGPEAFNEYAYKLTSLGPVLWAAEFGLLALFVTHIFCAIRTKMISSAARGSDYVVRKTHGESNLSSRFMVHTGGIIFVFLIVHLVTFKFGTDYALEPTAAAPATRDLYRTVVELFGNKLYSAYYIVSMILLGFHLKHGFQSAFQTLGLNHPRYTPLVKKTSLALALIFAIGYLIFPIYFGFINPVDCSLTECCPGEH from the coding sequence ATGAGCAAATGCAAGTGCAGATTTATCTCATCCACCATTGGGATGAAAGTCCTCATGGCTGCTACGGGCCTCCTTCTCACAGGCTTCTTAGTAACACACCTTGCCGGTAATTTCCTGCTTCTCCCCTCAATTGGCGGCCCCGAAGCTTTCAATGAATACGCTTATAAACTGACTTCCTTAGGCCCCGTTTTGTGGGCCGCAGAATTCGGATTACTCGCCTTATTCGTAACTCACATTTTTTGCGCTATCCGCACAAAGATGATCAGTTCTGCCGCTCGTGGTTCAGATTACGTTGTGCGCAAAACACATGGCGAAAGTAATCTTTCTTCACGCTTCATGGTTCACACAGGGGGTATCATATTTGTATTCCTAATTGTACACCTAGTAACATTTAAATTTGGTACTGATTACGCGCTAGAGCCAACTGCGGCAGCACCGGCTACTCGAGATCTCTACAGAACAGTTGTTGAATTATTCGGCAACAAGCTTTATTCGGCTTATTACATAGTTTCTATGATTCTTCTTGGCTTCCACTTAAAGCACGGCTTTCAGAGCGCTTTCCAAACTCTCGGTCTTAACCATCCGCGCTACACCCCACTGGTAAAGAAAACATCTTTAGCTCTAGCACTAATTTTTGCTATTGGTTACTTAATCTTCCCCATCTACTTCGGTTTCATCAATCCAGTAGATTGTTCGTTAACAGAATGCTGCCCAGGAGAACACTAA
- a CDS encoding RrF2 family transcriptional regulator, whose translation MRLNLKTDYALRILLHAAKNKEKLITSTEVSERYNITQANVTQIVNALKKKGYLNVKRGRYGGGFTLSDPPEEMRIGNIIKDIEPDLDLVQCFNNERNTCPVIDSCKLAGLMYSGLNAFLEKMNEQTLADII comes from the coding sequence ATGAGATTAAATTTAAAAACTGATTATGCCTTGCGCATCCTGCTTCATGCAGCAAAAAACAAAGAAAAGCTCATTACCTCAACTGAGGTTTCTGAACGCTACAACATCACACAAGCCAACGTCACCCAGATCGTCAATGCACTTAAGAAAAAAGGTTACCTCAACGTTAAACGCGGTCGTTACGGTGGTGGATTTACACTTTCTGATCCCCCAGAGGAAATGAGGATTGGTAATATTATTAAAGATATTGAGCCCGACTTGGATTTGGTGCAATGCTTTAACAATGAACGAAATACTTGCCCTGTCATCGATAGCTGTAAGCTTGCAGGATTAATGTACTCGGGACTTAATGCGTTTTTGGAGAAAATGAATGAACAAACTCTCGCTGATATTATTTAG
- the hmpA gene encoding NO-inducible flavohemoprotein — MALSQETIDIVKATAPVVGENAEKITSRFYPIMFERYPMVKEFFNQSHQRDGLQQKALAGAVVAYALNIDNLGALGGAVEGITERHASLNVQPEHYPIVGECLLAAIAEVLGDAVTPEIANAWGEAYGFLAEILIGAEKAKYAKTAEKAGGWNGYKSFKVIKKVKESASITSFYFEAEDGTPIISYDSGQYISMKLDLGEEQKSVRNYSLSNWGGKYLRISVKKDGDFSTHLHDKINEGDCVELNAPYGVFKLAPGEGAVVLVSGGVGITPMLSMLNQLSKNESTREVSFLHGTQNKDELAFEDEVKALTEKDNFSYEVSFSDEGKKISIDDLKKASNNVKETDFYVCGPVGMMKALCSDLKSWGVADENIHYEYFGPSGTLS, encoded by the coding sequence ATGGCACTTTCACAGGAAACCATTGATATAGTAAAAGCCACAGCACCTGTAGTAGGTGAGAATGCTGAAAAAATAACGAGTAGATTTTACCCGATCATGTTTGAGCGTTATCCGATGGTTAAGGAATTTTTTAATCAGAGTCACCAACGAGATGGCCTACAACAAAAAGCATTAGCAGGAGCCGTTGTTGCTTATGCTTTAAACATTGATAATTTGGGTGCATTAGGCGGTGCGGTAGAGGGAATCACCGAACGTCACGCATCATTGAATGTTCAACCCGAACATTACCCCATCGTGGGAGAATGTTTGCTTGCGGCGATCGCAGAAGTTTTAGGCGATGCCGTCACTCCAGAGATTGCTAATGCTTGGGGAGAAGCGTATGGCTTCCTCGCAGAGATTTTGATTGGAGCTGAAAAAGCGAAGTACGCAAAAACGGCTGAGAAAGCAGGCGGATGGAATGGCTATAAGTCATTTAAAGTGATCAAAAAGGTAAAAGAGTCAGCAAGCATTACCTCATTTTATTTTGAAGCCGAAGATGGTACGCCAATTATCTCATATGACTCAGGTCAATATATCAGCATGAAACTTGATCTTGGTGAAGAACAGAAGTCAGTAAGAAACTATTCTTTATCGAATTGGGGTGGGAAATACTTGAGAATTTCAGTTAAAAAAGACGGTGATTTCTCAACGCACTTACACGATAAAATTAACGAAGGCGACTGTGTCGAACTCAATGCACCATATGGTGTATTTAAGCTTGCTCCAGGTGAAGGGGCAGTGGTTCTCGTCTCTGGTGGTGTAGGTATTACGCCGATGCTCAGTATGCTGAATCAGCTCAGCAAAAATGAATCGACGCGTGAAGTTAGCTTTTTGCACGGAACTCAAAATAAAGATGAGTTAGCCTTTGAAGATGAAGTCAAAGCTTTAACAGAAAAAGATAATTTTTCTTATGAAGTAAGCTTCTCTGATGAAGGTAAAAAAATCAGCATAGATGATTTAAAGAAAGCGAGTAATAATGTGAAGGAAACGGACTTCTATGTTTGTGGCCCAGTTGGCATGATGAAAGCGCTTTGCAGTGACCTCAAATCTTGGGGTGTTGCAGATGAAAATATTCATTATGAATACTTTGGTCCTAGTGGAACACTTTCCTAA
- a CDS encoding MATE family efflux transporter, which translates to MKNKQILTEGSIVKALASIAVPMFIMMFTAICFSWLDAWYIAKLGDAELTAIDISFPLITFSSSVIYGGLGTGVSAAIAAYSSSDKHAHTATGLRLGMWLAFFISVLITLVVIFAGRPILAQQLIDHPEIIELSYTYCFWYFLPFPIMGVGAVIASAMRGTGNAVRPMVYSLISMVLNAVLTPLFCYESSGAWYSSLFLDMGIKGAALSTVAAYSLMTLLLVLDFFHERQGLKKCTSKIQNDEKQEIFKRIISTSCIAALVPACTNFTIGISQAILANLSPATLDAYSLSKRYEQFLIMLAIPVCAANMIIISANLGRDNYSRIKESFILSFKVLLTINLVLGLFMFFKSELWFQSFTQNNEIFTEGSEYFKYAILHVIFIPLCIMINFAFQGLSTPARPLPFTLGSVFIFQGAACYFLVQHFQNSKEFYLTLGIGTFLAFSFCFLLFFKDLKSMHIKKAGALKPQP; encoded by the coding sequence ATGAAGAACAAACAAATACTAACTGAGGGATCAATCGTAAAGGCACTTGCCTCGATTGCCGTCCCCATGTTCATCATGATGTTCACGGCAATCTGTTTTTCTTGGCTCGATGCCTGGTATATCGCCAAATTGGGTGATGCTGAACTCACTGCCATCGACATTTCTTTTCCTCTCATCACTTTTTCAAGTTCCGTTATTTATGGTGGCTTAGGAACGGGAGTCAGTGCGGCCATTGCGGCCTACTCTAGTTCCGATAAACACGCTCACACCGCCACTGGTTTACGCTTAGGCATGTGGCTCGCCTTCTTTATTTCAGTTCTCATCACCTTGGTGGTCATTTTTGCTGGACGCCCCATCTTGGCGCAACAGCTCATCGACCACCCAGAAATTATTGAACTATCTTACACTTATTGTTTTTGGTATTTCCTGCCTTTCCCTATTATGGGTGTGGGAGCCGTGATCGCATCGGCCATGCGGGGTACTGGCAATGCCGTACGTCCGATGGTTTACAGCCTCATCTCTATGGTTCTCAACGCTGTGCTGACGCCACTTTTTTGTTATGAGTCGAGCGGTGCTTGGTATTCGTCACTTTTCTTAGATATGGGCATCAAGGGAGCGGCCTTATCGACTGTGGCTGCTTATAGTTTAATGACCCTTCTTTTAGTTCTTGATTTCTTTCATGAGCGCCAAGGGCTCAAAAAATGCACCTCGAAAATACAAAATGATGAAAAACAAGAAATCTTTAAACGAATTATTTCAACAAGTTGTATCGCGGCTTTAGTTCCAGCATGCACCAACTTCACCATAGGGATTTCACAAGCCATCTTAGCTAATTTAAGCCCCGCTACACTCGATGCGTACTCTCTATCAAAACGCTATGAGCAATTCCTGATCATGCTCGCTATCCCTGTGTGTGCTGCCAATATGATTATCATAAGCGCCAACTTAGGGCGAGATAACTACTCACGGATCAAAGAAAGCTTTATTCTTTCCTTCAAAGTACTCTTAACTATCAACTTAGTTCTGGGGCTCTTTATGTTTTTCAAAAGTGAGCTTTGGTTCCAAAGCTTTACTCAAAACAATGAAATTTTCACTGAGGGCTCTGAATACTTTAAGTATGCCATCTTGCACGTCATCTTCATCCCCCTCTGTATCATGATCAATTTTGCTTTTCAGGGCCTCTCAACTCCTGCCCGTCCCTTGCCCTTCACCCTAGGTTCCGTTTTTATTTTCCAGGGTGCTGCCTGCTACTTTCTTGTTCAGCACTTTCAAAACTCAAAGGAATTTTATCTCACCTTAGGCATTGGGACTTTCTTAGCCTTTTCATTTTGCTTCCTACTCTTTTTCAAAGATCTGAAGTCTATGCACATAAAAAAGGCCGGGGCTCTGAAGCCCCAGCCTTAA
- a CDS encoding D-alanyl-D-alanine carboxypeptidase encodes MLSYCVTSLDGREIKSLRPSAALMPASNTKLFTCALALESFDPYTSPGNDLELFIEDKCLQLNFHGNLFFSARYREPQFIDSAITQLAQAIKETGQSRFKSLHLHCETPFLKPLPDYPCVSFISFNENTVDVSVKNAEVTTSPARQSSFELIADTKISSQSRTNSSIFYKPHVNSEDYWRLEGNNWTYEILKAELHKHGIHIDTQSDTALRNPQKLQSFSSPISTLDLITSSLRFSDNFRAELLALHLRRMQKTADLNSGFNSLRKSIDLKKSLLMDGSGLSRLNRSSTRDICKLLSHMHQSKHRELWHRAMAYAGQEGTLSKTSKNLLPQNRFWGKTGTLRDARALSGYYRKQNGEIVIVSVLQNQANCSKFSESVIKLLREIDEEQTNTN; translated from the coding sequence ATGCTGAGCTACTGCGTCACAAGTTTAGATGGGCGAGAAATCAAATCTCTCCGCCCATCTGCAGCTTTGATGCCGGCCTCCAATACCAAGCTTTTTACTTGTGCCTTAGCCTTAGAGTCCTTTGACCCTTACACCTCACCTGGAAATGACTTAGAACTTTTCATCGAGGACAAGTGCCTACAGCTCAATTTCCATGGCAACTTATTTTTCTCTGCTCGCTACCGTGAACCGCAATTTATCGATTCCGCCATCACACAGCTTGCTCAAGCAATCAAAGAAACGGGACAATCGCGGTTTAAATCACTACATTTGCATTGCGAAACTCCATTTTTAAAACCTCTTCCAGATTATCCCTGTGTTTCATTTATTTCCTTCAATGAAAACACCGTAGATGTCAGTGTTAAAAATGCTGAAGTCACCACATCCCCCGCTAGGCAAAGTAGTTTTGAACTCATTGCTGACACCAAAATCTCCAGTCAATCTCGCACAAATTCCAGTATTTTTTACAAGCCTCATGTCAATTCAGAAGATTACTGGAGGCTTGAAGGAAATAATTGGACTTATGAAATTCTTAAGGCTGAGCTTCATAAACATGGCATTCATATCGACACCCAATCAGACACCGCTTTGCGAAATCCGCAAAAACTACAGAGCTTCTCTTCACCAATCAGCACATTAGATTTAATCACCTCGAGCTTACGCTTTAGTGATAACTTTCGTGCCGAATTGCTTGCCCTCCATTTGCGAAGAATGCAAAAGACCGCAGACTTAAACTCTGGTTTCAATTCATTGAGAAAGTCAATTGACCTAAAGAAAAGTCTGTTAATGGACGGATCTGGACTAAGCCGCCTTAACCGCAGTTCAACTCGAGACATCTGCAAACTTTTGAGCCATATGCACCAATCAAAGCATCGTGAACTGTGGCATCGAGCCATGGCCTACGCAGGACAAGAAGGCACCCTCTCTAAGACCTCAAAAAACCTATTGCCTCAGAACCGCTTTTGGGGAAAAACCGGTACACTTCGTGATGCGCGAGCTTTAAGTGGCTATTACAGAAAGCAAAATGGTGAGATTGTCATTGTGTCTGTACTACAAAACCAAGCGAACTGTAGTAAGTTCAGCGAATCTGTAATAAAGCTTTTGCGGGAAATTGATGAAGAACAAACAAATACTAACTGA